In a single window of the Leptospira sanjuanensis genome:
- a CDS encoding TetR/AcrR family transcriptional regulator, whose translation MTSNPKEDLKNESGKKENFPGFGAHYPTSAKKESKKSVETRDKLLEATLMIFGSKGFHEARVEDITAQAGFAKGTFYEHFKSKDDLIYILIDYAARKDLEITQSLFQKCTSSLAIREEYLKPILLEIHSKKELNRVCYQFLTNEILTNEKLQKKINYYNRLYQRYHLSNIKRAQKLGYIRMDFEKEEIFLIFRYLIEGFTINQAYSFFCTLGGDVEIGSLLKLYDRSLLVT comes from the coding sequence TTGACTTCGAACCCAAAAGAAGATCTCAAAAACGAATCCGGGAAAAAGGAAAACTTTCCCGGATTCGGAGCGCATTACCCCACTTCCGCAAAGAAAGAATCGAAAAAATCAGTCGAAACAAGGGACAAACTTTTAGAAGCGACCTTGATGATTTTCGGAAGCAAGGGGTTTCACGAAGCGAGAGTGGAGGACATTACCGCGCAAGCGGGATTCGCCAAAGGAACGTTTTACGAACACTTCAAAAGCAAGGACGATCTGATCTATATTCTGATCGACTACGCGGCTCGAAAAGATCTGGAAATCACGCAGTCCTTGTTTCAGAAATGCACGAGTTCTCTCGCGATCCGCGAAGAATATCTCAAACCGATCCTGCTGGAGATCCATTCCAAAAAGGAACTCAACCGTGTCTGTTACCAATTCCTCACGAACGAAATTCTCACGAACGAAAAACTTCAGAAAAAAATAAACTACTACAATCGATTGTATCAGCGGTATCATCTGAGCAATATCAAACGCGCGCAAAAGCTCGGGTATATTCGGATGGATTTCGAAAAAGAGGAGATCTTTCTGATCTTTCGATACCTGATCGAAGGGTTTACCATCAATCAGGCATATTCTTTTTTTTGCACATTGGGGGGAGACGTGGAAATCGGATCTCTTTTGAAACTCTACGACCGATCCCTTCTCGTAACTTGA
- a CDS encoding MBL fold metallo-hydrolase produces MATLQKKRLENSPGNFYVDSTCIDCETCRILAPSTFSEKNGASYVRRQPETVLEKNAALRALIACPTTSIGTEDRTDLKEAKEGFPSLIEKNVYHCGYHSKDSYGAFSYLIVRKDGNILVDSPRFVPSLADKIESLGGIRYHFLTHRDDVADHQKFHERFGCERIIHEDERSAVPNAEIFLSGNSVYTLAEDVKIIPTPGHTKGHAVLLLDDRFLFTGDHLAYDPNRDRLIAFRSVCWFSWPEQTKSMKRLLDTSFEWVLPGHGYPANKGYETMRRMLQDCVSWMEKR; encoded by the coding sequence ATGGCAACTCTGCAAAAAAAGCGCCTTGAAAACTCGCCGGGAAACTTTTACGTAGATTCGACCTGCATCGACTGCGAAACCTGTAGGATTCTCGCACCTTCGACATTTTCCGAAAAAAACGGAGCCTCGTATGTCCGACGCCAACCGGAAACGGTGCTCGAAAAGAATGCGGCCCTACGGGCTTTAATCGCCTGTCCGACGACCTCGATCGGAACCGAAGACCGAACCGATCTAAAAGAAGCGAAAGAAGGCTTTCCGTCGTTGATAGAAAAGAACGTATATCATTGCGGTTATCATTCCAAGGATTCTTACGGTGCGTTTTCCTATCTGATTGTTCGAAAGGACGGAAACATTCTCGTGGATTCTCCCCGATTCGTTCCGTCACTTGCCGATAAGATCGAAAGTCTCGGCGGTATCCGTTATCACTTTCTCACGCATCGAGACGACGTCGCCGATCATCAAAAATTTCATGAACGTTTCGGATGCGAACGGATCATTCACGAAGACGAGAGAAGCGCTGTTCCGAACGCTGAAATTTTCCTTTCGGGAAATTCGGTTTATACGTTGGCGGAGGACGTAAAGATCATTCCGACTCCCGGTCATACGAAAGGGCACGCGGTTCTTCTTTTGGACGATCGATTTTTATTTACCGGAGATCATCTCGCATACGATCCAAACCGCGATCGATTGATCGCGTTTCGAAGCGTTTGCTGGTTTTCCTGGCCGGAACAAACGAAGTCGATGAAACGTTTGTTGGATACTTCTTTCGAATGGGTTTTGCCCGGTCACGGTTATCCCGCAAACAAGGGATACGAGACGATGCGGAGAATGTTGCAGGATTGTGTTTCTTGGATGGAGAAACGTTAG
- a CDS encoding hemerythrin domain-containing protein, which yields MNIEFYKVQYAEIQKLLTDLEKRLYGEISESMDGLLHELASFCARLKLHINVEESVIYPKIKESDVENSSSIAEEYKKRTMELKSSFKTYHSKWLLPSSILKNESQFREDTEKLILALRERIRKEENEIYILF from the coding sequence TTGAACATAGAATTCTATAAAGTTCAATACGCGGAAATTCAAAAACTTCTCACCGATCTTGAAAAAAGATTATACGGCGAAATTTCGGAAAGTATGGACGGATTGCTTCACGAACTTGCTAGCTTCTGCGCTCGATTGAAACTTCATATCAATGTGGAAGAAAGCGTGATCTATCCGAAAATCAAAGAAAGCGACGTGGAAAATTCCTCATCCATTGCGGAGGAATATAAAAAGCGTACGATGGAATTAAAGAGTTCTTTTAAAACATATCATTCCAAATGGTTATTGCCTTCTTCCATTTTAAAAAACGAATCTCAGTTTCGGGAAGATACCGAAAAACTAATCCTCGCTTTGCGAGAGAGAATTCGAAAGGAAGAAAACGAGATTTACATTCTCTTTTAA
- a CDS encoding GGDEF domain-containing phosphodiesterase, with the protein MGTQIQNLSPSLQKSLLYFSDQSAEGIVVVDREWKKVYANHKFQNFWSFPNFQILYEKIIPVLKSKKQKLESDTNISHLLQETEEPEDSFLNETNFQLQLSVHDFDDSYMIRFKPQLGVQPRKDYEAGHWDRNTNLPNQKYYLHHFGNLLAEDESVSEGHFSFLLSASNPDAIASSANNSYFEEISVKVTDRLKKYLNPTDHLFRIESDKFLISSPIVDSDVKAEWFAECLRMLFDFPFTYENREFHLNVNIGYTRFDSEAGADMNGLRILKEALHRSCLIGPNSLFYYDHSAIRRSSEKAKIEIDLRKVLNRNELEIHFQPIIDLKENRIFSMETLVRWNHPQKGKLLPGSFISIAESSSFIKTIGEWMIWETFRYYENSILKSKNVSLSLNISPKQLSDKNIFPLLKEASDFYKIQPGHIILEIVEDSFDAKERQIGKVVASLKDYGFKFAIDDFGKGYSSLGRLIHLPIDYIKLDKMFLFNYFQTSTRAVITSMVNLVQAMGKSIIVEGVENEMQHDLLKELNCDFGQGYYYSHPVEIELAEKIAQNESFPVA; encoded by the coding sequence ATGGGAACGCAAATACAAAATCTATCTCCGTCTTTACAGAAATCGCTACTGTATTTTTCGGATCAGTCTGCGGAAGGAATCGTTGTTGTTGATCGCGAATGGAAGAAAGTATACGCAAATCATAAGTTTCAAAATTTTTGGTCGTTTCCCAATTTCCAAATACTTTACGAAAAGATAATACCGGTTCTAAAATCAAAAAAACAGAAATTAGAAAGCGATACGAACATCTCCCATCTTTTGCAGGAAACGGAAGAACCCGAAGATTCTTTTTTGAACGAAACCAACTTTCAACTGCAACTGAGCGTTCACGACTTCGACGATTCTTACATGATTCGTTTCAAACCGCAACTCGGCGTTCAGCCCCGCAAGGATTACGAGGCCGGCCATTGGGATCGTAATACGAACCTTCCCAATCAAAAATACTATTTGCATCATTTCGGCAATCTTCTAGCGGAAGATGAATCGGTGTCCGAAGGTCATTTTTCCTTCCTTCTTTCCGCATCCAATCCGGACGCGATCGCATCCAGCGCAAACAATTCCTACTTTGAGGAGATTTCCGTAAAAGTCACGGATCGTTTGAAAAAATATCTGAATCCGACCGATCATCTGTTCCGAATCGAAAGCGATAAATTTCTGATTTCTTCTCCGATCGTCGATTCAGACGTCAAAGCGGAATGGTTTGCGGAATGCCTTCGAATGCTCTTCGATTTCCCGTTCACATACGAAAACCGGGAATTTCATTTAAACGTAAACATCGGGTATACTCGTTTCGATTCCGAGGCCGGAGCCGATATGAACGGTCTGCGAATTTTAAAGGAAGCGCTTCATCGGTCCTGTCTGATCGGGCCGAATTCCCTGTTTTACTACGATCACAGCGCGATCCGCCGTTCTTCCGAAAAGGCCAAAATCGAAATCGATCTGAGAAAGGTGCTGAATCGGAACGAGTTGGAAATTCATTTTCAACCGATCATCGATCTCAAAGAGAATCGAATCTTCTCGATGGAAACGCTGGTTCGTTGGAATCATCCCCAAAAAGGAAAGCTGTTGCCCGGAAGTTTTATCTCCATCGCGGAAAGTTCCAGTTTTATCAAAACGATCGGAGAATGGATGATCTGGGAAACGTTTCGTTATTACGAAAACTCGATCTTAAAATCCAAGAACGTTTCTCTTTCTCTGAACATTTCTCCGAAACAATTGAGCGACAAGAATATCTTTCCTTTGCTGAAGGAAGCGAGCGACTTTTATAAGATTCAACCGGGTCATATCATTCTGGAGATCGTAGAGGATTCTTTCGACGCGAAAGAAAGACAGATCGGCAAGGTTGTCGCTTCACTGAAGGATTACGGTTTTAAATTCGCGATCGACGATTTCGGAAAGGGATATTCTTCCTTGGGAAGATTGATCCACCTTCCGATCGATTACATCAAACTCGACAAGATGTTTCTTTTTAATTACTTTCAGACTTCCACGCGCGCGGTCATCACTTCGATGGTAAACTTAGTGCAGGCGATGGGCAAATCGATCATCGTGGAAGGTGTGGAAAACGAAATGCAGCACGATCTTCTCAAGGAGCTCAACTGCGACTTCGGACAAGGATACTACTACTCTCATCCGGTCGAAATCGAACTCGCCGAGAAAATCGCGCAGAACGAATCGTTTCCCGTAGCTTAA
- a CDS encoding acyl-CoA dehydrogenase family protein, with translation MQYPLNQAANPALAPFDISDYRGNRGKNFYDEDRVLQTLVEKYSKGYDAAHKKAMIEHLTGYGSLVGGILDELTDASHKEGKYGEVVKYDRTGNRIDAVVYSNEQKLSRKLSYDYGIVNLNYHSSWKHPFTDLHRYSLAYLANQNGEGGVTCPLAMTEGMIKVLEALGTPEQKEKYLRLVAGEGSESHFMAGQYVTERVGGSNVSANRTIARKQENGKWILTGEKWFCSNPGDLWVTTARVEDTNTIGMFLVPRIKDDGTLNGHHILRKKDIIGSRGKLTVEIIYDGVEAEALGRPAHGIVNLMKYVIGISRLHVSLAASGISRRAWMEAYEYAKFRTAYGSKILEFSSLLKQLSDQRLKHTAMLTSVFRHVHTPEPLKLAGEVLAPLLKYKCSSTSTEITYNSILVLGGNGIVGDFSALPRLHNDSIINETWEGTHLLLSEHVLRAFKREKVAKTFFKYVEEITDANSEAAATIGKKSKHLQSLLDNSASEELDLNRIYIADLAFETFALAALSDISGKNAPNAQKDLSLFRDGYLDLVNSSREFAPSGSFSGNNERLKSVIHF, from the coding sequence ATGCAGTATCCTTTAAACCAAGCCGCAAACCCGGCTCTCGCTCCGTTTGATATTTCCGATTACCGCGGAAATCGGGGAAAGAATTTTTACGATGAAGACAGAGTTTTGCAGACTCTCGTGGAAAAATATTCCAAAGGATACGATGCCGCGCATAAGAAAGCGATGATCGAACATCTGACGGGTTACGGTTCCTTGGTGGGAGGAATCTTGGACGAACTCACCGACGCTTCTCATAAGGAAGGAAAATACGGAGAGGTCGTCAAATACGATCGAACCGGAAACAGAATCGACGCGGTAGTTTATTCGAACGAACAAAAACTTTCCAGAAAACTTTCCTATGATTACGGAATCGTAAACTTAAACTATCATTCTTCCTGGAAACATCCTTTTACCGATCTGCATCGTTACTCGCTCGCATATCTCGCCAATCAAAACGGAGAAGGCGGAGTCACTTGTCCTCTCGCGATGACCGAAGGGATGATCAAGGTTCTCGAAGCGCTCGGAACTCCCGAACAAAAAGAAAAGTATCTTCGTCTCGTGGCGGGCGAAGGAAGCGAATCCCACTTTATGGCGGGTCAATACGTGACCGAAAGAGTGGGCGGTTCCAACGTAAGCGCGAACAGAACGATCGCGAGAAAACAGGAAAACGGAAAGTGGATTCTCACCGGAGAAAAATGGTTCTGTTCCAATCCCGGAGATCTTTGGGTCACGACCGCAAGAGTCGAAGACACGAACACGATCGGGATGTTTTTGGTTCCGCGCATCAAAGACGACGGTACGTTAAACGGACATCATATTCTCCGTAAAAAAGACATCATCGGTTCCAGGGGAAAACTCACCGTGGAAATCATCTACGACGGAGTGGAAGCGGAAGCGCTCGGACGTCCCGCGCACGGAATCGTGAATCTTATGAAATACGTGATCGGGATTTCCAGATTGCACGTATCGCTTGCGGCTTCCGGTATTTCGAGAAGGGCTTGGATGGAAGCCTACGAATACGCGAAGTTTAGAACGGCTTACGGAAGCAAAATATTAGAATTTTCTTCTTTACTAAAACAGTTGAGCGACCAAAGACTCAAACACACGGCGATGTTGACCTCCGTCTTCCGTCACGTTCATACGCCCGAACCTCTCAAACTCGCGGGAGAAGTGTTGGCTCCTCTGTTGAAATACAAATGTTCCTCCACTTCCACCGAGATCACGTACAACTCGATTTTGGTGTTGGGAGGAAACGGAATCGTAGGGGATTTTTCCGCGCTTCCGAGACTGCACAACGATTCCATCATCAACGAAACCTGGGAAGGAACGCATCTTTTGTTAAGCGAACACGTTTTGCGCGCGTTTAAACGGGAGAAGGTGGCAAAGACGTTTTTTAAATACGTGGAGGAAATCACCGATGCGAACAGCGAGGCCGCTGCAACGATCGGGAAAAAATCCAAACACTTGCAAAGTCTTTTGGACAACTCCGCTTCGGAAGAATTGGATTTGAATCGGATTTACATCGCCGATCTTGCTTTCGAGACGTTCGCACTGGCGGCGCTTTCCGACATTTCCGGTAAGAACGCTCCGAACGCACAAAAGGATTTGTCCCTATTCCGAGACGGTTATTTGGATCTTGTGAATTCTTCCCGTGAGTTCGCGCCTTCCGGAAGTTTTTCGGGAAACAACGAACGTTTAAAGTCGGTGATTCACTTTTAA
- a CDS encoding [protein-PII] uridylyltransferase family protein produces MPLQLDITYSFQRLLEKSKNVGGRLVSRQLTHIVDSFILSKFENSGVEFKSGDELCIIAMGGYGRMEMAPHSDIDLLYLHNGIKVQRLESVIGKINTYLYDSGKEVGHSCRTIKECFQYLDDMSSYHAFLDARFLAGSRALFEKFKSDFLEKLPAKWTKRYNEAKEEILSSRFLNEERPILLSEPNLKTDLCGLRDIQYMFWMEKSVRNLPSLGGLSILPVFQRGEIQLLQEAYDFILRTRIAMHRITSRKTDRLDLNLQQDVAESLGFGKKEELSSVEKFMHALYRHQKNIYFIIRTYLDSIIEKRKSSEGESFPYEDLHFFKIGDTVFPPVIGTLFTNPHTIYRDVMRSFRMIQEKNLQISGTLLNEFRFASNFLDDDFKYSSEVNEEFLKILRTPSQRGRVLKLMHESGVLAAILPEFGACTNFPLFSYHHEYTVDEHTLLILHELDLLDEGKFQDAEVQKAYRECSKIELLALAILLHDAGKVKEGDHSEYGAELVVSVGDRLGLSEEDTELCRFLVEKHTLMSELSSKRDIGDPKLLFDFARIVGSRERLRKLYILTVIDTKSVGTGVLTNWKSSILNTLYRNTIPYLVSDSADNFGETGPVRDVQLEDLKNYLVTKEGLDESIAKSVVQFANEVVPNTYLHTASNRKILRNFKAIGTLAQDSSLRTIFETEQDPAFVTIDVVTVNQPEILLDLSCAISSEGLSLLGMKSYTIGEYWITSVQLTDSAGGGNLPQDKLDRVEAKLKSIASGNLKRESIAFQRTGWNPRKPTPESIVNRSVMFYNGDLPDVTIMEVRMPDVVGLVYRILQVILHSDLKVRYLRVSTSADYAYDSFYLQTGDGSKLEDPNLLFKLREKILTLPLGEQIPEEISI; encoded by the coding sequence ATGCCTCTGCAACTGGATATCACATACAGCTTTCAAAGACTTTTGGAAAAGAGCAAGAACGTGGGAGGTCGTCTCGTATCCAGACAGCTTACGCATATCGTGGATTCCTTTATTCTTTCCAAGTTCGAAAACTCGGGAGTCGAATTCAAATCCGGGGACGAACTTTGTATCATCGCGATGGGCGGCTACGGAAGAATGGAAATGGCTCCCCATTCTGACATCGATCTTTTATATCTTCACAACGGGATCAAGGTGCAAAGACTAGAGTCCGTAATCGGAAAGATCAACACCTATCTCTATGATTCGGGAAAGGAAGTCGGACATTCCTGCAGAACGATCAAGGAATGTTTTCAATATCTGGACGATATGTCCTCCTATCACGCGTTTCTGGACGCACGCTTCTTGGCGGGTTCGAGGGCTTTATTCGAAAAGTTTAAATCCGACTTTCTTGAAAAACTTCCCGCTAAATGGACGAAACGTTACAACGAGGCGAAAGAGGAGATTCTTTCCTCCCGCTTTCTCAACGAAGAACGCCCGATTTTGTTAAGCGAACCGAATCTTAAAACGGATCTCTGCGGTCTTCGGGACATTCAATATATGTTCTGGATGGAAAAGTCGGTCCGCAATCTTCCTTCTCTCGGCGGTTTATCGATTCTGCCCGTGTTTCAAAGAGGGGAAATCCAGCTTTTGCAGGAAGCGTATGATTTCATTCTTCGGACTAGGATCGCGATGCATAGGATCACTTCCCGTAAAACGGACCGTCTCGATCTCAATCTGCAGCAGGACGTCGCGGAGTCTCTGGGCTTCGGCAAAAAAGAGGAACTTTCCTCCGTGGAAAAGTTCATGCACGCTCTGTATCGTCATCAAAAGAACATCTACTTTATCATCCGTACGTATCTGGATTCCATCATCGAAAAAAGAAAAAGTTCCGAAGGCGAAAGTTTTCCGTACGAGGACCTTCACTTCTTTAAGATCGGGGACACGGTTTTTCCGCCGGTAATCGGCACTCTGTTTACGAATCCGCATACGATTTACAGAGACGTTATGCGCTCTTTTCGGATGATTCAGGAAAAGAATCTTCAGATTTCAGGCACGTTGCTGAACGAATTCCGATTCGCCTCCAATTTTTTGGACGACGACTTCAAATATTCTTCCGAAGTGAACGAGGAATTTTTGAAGATCCTGCGAACTCCCTCTCAAAGAGGACGAGTTCTCAAGCTGATGCACGAATCCGGCGTCTTGGCCGCGATTCTTCCCGAGTTCGGCGCCTGCACGAACTTTCCTTTGTTCAGTTATCATCACGAATACACCGTCGACGAACATACATTATTGATTTTGCATGAACTGGATCTTCTCGACGAGGGTAAGTTTCAGGATGCGGAAGTGCAGAAGGCGTATCGGGAATGTTCCAAGATCGAATTGCTCGCGCTCGCGATTCTTTTGCACGACGCGGGAAAAGTAAAGGAAGGCGATCATTCCGAATACGGGGCCGAACTCGTCGTGTCCGTCGGAGATCGTCTCGGATTAAGCGAAGAAGACACGGAGCTTTGCCGTTTTCTCGTGGAAAAACACACTCTCATGTCAGAGCTGAGTTCCAAACGGGACATCGGCGATCCGAAACTCCTTTTTGATTTTGCGAGAATCGTGGGAAGCAGAGAAAGATTAAGAAAACTGTATATTCTTACCGTAATCGACACGAAGTCCGTCGGAACGGGCGTTCTTACGAATTGGAAGAGTTCGATCTTGAACACTCTCTATCGGAATACGATTCCGTATCTCGTAAGCGATTCGGCGGATAACTTCGGCGAGACCGGTCCGGTTCGCGACGTTCAACTCGAGGACCTGAAAAATTATCTCGTAACAAAGGAGGGTTTGGACGAATCGATCGCGAAGTCCGTGGTTCAATTCGCGAACGAGGTCGTTCCAAACACCTATCTTCACACCGCTTCCAATCGAAAGATATTAAGAAATTTTAAAGCGATCGGAACGCTCGCACAGGATTCTTCCTTGCGGACGATCTTTGAAACGGAACAAGATCCCGCATTCGTAACGATCGACGTGGTAACGGTAAATCAACCTGAGATCCTTTTGGATTTATCCTGCGCGATTTCTTCCGAGGGTTTGAGCCTTTTGGGAATGAAGAGTTATACGATCGGAGAATATTGGATCACTTCGGTTCAACTGACGGATTCCGCGGGCGGCGGAAACTTACCGCAGGACAAACTTGATCGTGTCGAAGCGAAACTCAAATCGATCGCCTCCGGAAATTTGAAACGGGAAAGCATCGCCTTTCAACGAACGGGCTGGAATCCGCGCAAACCGACGCCGGAAAGCATCGTCAATCGTTCGGTGATGTTTTACAACGGCGATCTTCCGGACGTTACGATCATGGAAGTGAGAATGCCCGACGTAGTCGGCTTGGTGTATCGGATTCTTCAGGTGATTCTTCATTCGGATTTGAAAGTGCGTTATCTGAGAGTTTCGACAAGCGCCGATTATGCGTATGATTCTTTTTATCTGCAGACTGGAGACGGTTCCAAGCTGGAAGATCCGAATCTTCTTTTTAAACTGAGAGAAAAAATTCTCACCCTTCCTTTGGGGGAACAAATCCCCGAAGAAATTTCGATCTGA
- the metG gene encoding methionine--tRNA ligase, with product MNSSLKRIPRKILVTSALPYANGPIHLGHVLEGIQTDIWVRFQKANGNECYFFCADDTHGTPVMLAARKEGITPEQLIERVQQEHYRDLTSFGIRYDNYYSTNSNENKSISEEIYLKLKERGHISRRNIEQAYCENDKMFLPDRFIKGTCPNCKSKDQYGDNCEVCGATYSPKDLIDSHCALCGTSPVRKDSEHIFFELGNFHRKKVETATAEDQKKRTDEFYLEDWIRSGTVEGVQKKLSEWLDSEDGLQAWDISRDGPYFGFEIPGEKNKYFYVWLDAPIGYMASSLNFFKGDRKKFDSFWKERDAEIVHFIGKDILYFHTLFWPAMLEGSAYRAPSKVHVHGFITVNGEKMSKSRGTFINANTYVKHLDPEHLRFYLAGKLGSGMDDLDLSFDDYTSKVNADLVGNLVNLVSRISTSILDQLDRTLGVLPVDGKELLNELLNQPIKQGTGEVSVQDIIKTAYEQKNYARVMREIARLGDTVNRYVNDNAPWKLIKENPEKAREVVTTTLNASRFLAVYLYPVVPQISEKIYKLLNLEGAPKFDDLDLANVLEKTKVNPYEMITKRVDEKAIDAMLEENKQSVEASKKAEPAKTAETSSQEERLEISIEDLAKVELRVGRIVEAGPVEGADKLVNVKVDLGELGIKNVFAGIKVAYQPEDLKGLKVVVVANLKPRKMKFGVSEAMLLASGEGETLSLFVPHKDAKPGDKLK from the coding sequence GTGAACTCTTCTCTTAAAAGAATCCCAAGAAAGATACTGGTTACATCGGCGCTTCCCTATGCGAACGGTCCGATTCACTTAGGACATGTGTTGGAAGGAATACAAACGGACATCTGGGTTCGTTTTCAAAAGGCGAACGGAAACGAATGTTATTTCTTCTGTGCGGACGACACGCACGGCACTCCGGTAATGTTAGCGGCGCGTAAGGAAGGAATTACTCCGGAACAACTCATCGAGAGAGTTCAACAGGAACATTATAGAGACTTAACTTCTTTCGGAATTCGATACGATAACTATTATTCCACGAATTCGAACGAAAACAAGAGTATCTCCGAAGAAATTTATTTGAAACTCAAAGAGAGAGGACATATTTCGAGAAGAAACATCGAACAGGCTTACTGTGAAAACGATAAGATGTTTCTTCCCGATCGATTTATCAAAGGAACTTGTCCGAATTGTAAATCCAAGGATCAATACGGAGATAACTGCGAAGTTTGCGGCGCGACTTATAGTCCGAAAGATTTGATCGATTCTCATTGCGCTTTGTGCGGAACTTCTCCCGTTCGTAAGGATTCGGAGCATATCTTTTTCGAACTCGGAAACTTTCACAGAAAAAAAGTCGAAACTGCAACCGCCGAGGATCAAAAGAAGCGAACCGATGAGTTCTATTTGGAAGATTGGATTCGAAGCGGGACCGTCGAAGGCGTTCAAAAAAAATTGAGCGAATGGCTCGATAGCGAAGACGGTCTGCAGGCTTGGGATATTTCCAGAGACGGGCCTTATTTCGGTTTTGAAATTCCGGGCGAAAAGAATAAATACTTTTACGTTTGGCTCGACGCTCCGATCGGTTATATGGCTTCTTCCTTGAACTTTTTCAAAGGCGATCGAAAGAAGTTCGATTCTTTTTGGAAAGAACGCGACGCTGAAATCGTTCACTTTATCGGAAAAGATATATTATATTTTCATACTTTGTTTTGGCCCGCGATGTTGGAAGGAAGCGCTTATCGAGCGCCTTCCAAAGTTCACGTCCACGGTTTTATCACCGTAAACGGGGAGAAGATGTCGAAGTCGAGAGGAACGTTCATCAATGCGAACACGTACGTAAAACACCTCGATCCCGAACATCTTCGGTTTTATCTCGCAGGCAAGTTGGGTTCGGGAATGGACGACTTGGATCTTTCGTTCGACGATTACACTTCGAAAGTCAACGCAGATCTGGTCGGAAACCTCGTAAACTTGGTTTCTAGAATTTCAACGAGCATTTTGGATCAGTTGGATCGCACTCTTGGAGTTTTACCGGTCGACGGAAAGGAATTGTTAAACGAACTGCTCAATCAACCGATCAAACAAGGAACGGGCGAAGTCTCGGTTCAGGATATTATAAAAACCGCATACGAACAAAAGAACTACGCGAGAGTGATGCGGGAAATCGCGCGTCTCGGCGATACGGTCAATCGTTATGTGAACGACAACGCTCCTTGGAAACTCATCAAGGAGAATCCGGAAAAAGCGAGAGAGGTCGTAACTACGACCTTGAACGCAAGTCGTTTTCTTGCGGTTTACTTATATCCGGTCGTGCCTCAAATCTCGGAAAAAATTTATAAACTCCTGAATCTGGAAGGAGCTCCGAAGTTCGACGACCTGGATCTTGCAAACGTATTAGAAAAAACGAAAGTAAATCCCTACGAAATGATCACAAAACGTGTGGATGAAAAGGCAATCGACGCTATGTTAGAAGAAAACAAACAATCCGTGGAAGCTTCCAAAAAAGCGGAACCCGCAAAAACTGCCGAAACTTCTTCCCAAGAAGAACGACTTGAAATTTCGATCGAGGATCTCGCGAAAGTGGAACTGCGGGTCGGTCGGATCGTGGAAGCCGGACCGGTGGAAGGCGCGGATAAACTAGTGAACGTCAAGGTCGATCTCGGCGAACTCGGAATCAAGAACGTATTCGCCGGAATCAAAGTCGCTTATCAACCGGAAGATCTGAAAGGTCTAAAGGTTGTGGTCGTCGCCAATCTCAAACCGAGAAAGATGAAATTCGGCGTTTCGGAGGCGATGCTGCTCGCTTCCGGCGAGGGAGAAACGTTGAGTTTGTTTGTTCCTCACAAGGACGCGAAGCCGGGCGATAAGCTGAAATAA
- a CDS encoding tellurite resistance TerB family protein codes for MENLSSLASKVLPGHEFYEKFREEMNPEQEIFHLKMNYAKVLVSIWSYSCMADGIFHQKEGSLVGQMVKALFEEGCIFFDHQEEKTSIISELSDVFENPLPVKTVRNFSEGNPIMAAGFYEDACVIVSMDGGLTKKEREFLDDLAKELEISSMDKKNIENRILEKKK; via the coding sequence ATGGAGAATCTTTCATCCCTTGCAAGTAAAGTCCTGCCGGGGCATGAATTCTATGAAAAGTTCAGAGAAGAAATGAACCCCGAACAAGAGATATTCCATCTGAAGATGAACTACGCGAAGGTTCTCGTCAGCATCTGGTCTTATTCCTGCATGGCCGATGGAATCTTTCATCAAAAAGAAGGAAGTCTTGTCGGTCAGATGGTCAAAGCTCTTTTCGAAGAAGGTTGTATTTTCTTCGATCATCAGGAAGAAAAAACTTCCATCATCAGCGAGTTATCGGACGTTTTCGAAAATCCTCTTCCCGTAAAAACGGTTCGTAACTTTTCGGAAGGCAATCCGATTATGGCCGCCGGATTTTACGAAGACGCGTGCGTGATCGTGTCGATGGACGGAGGCCTTACGAAAAAGGAAAGGGAATTCCTGGACGATCTCGCCAAAGAACTCGAAATTTCTTCCATGGATAAGAAGAATATCGAGAACAGAATTCTCGAGAAAAAGAAGTAA